The window GGTTACAAAAAGAACTGCTCGGATATGTCATTCTCCAACTACAGAGTATAATACCTTTTTTCACCAACAAAGATCTCCAGGCAATACtaagtttcaaaaatttgtGCTAAAGGATGAGGAGGGTTTCAGCAGCTGCAAAGAATATATTGACCTAGAAAGCAGTCCTCAGAAAGACTCAAGGTGATTGAACCATTTAACATTCAAATTTCTATAAAGTAATGGTGTGTTCTCAGCAATTGGAATAATTACTGGTGTTGTCACTCACCTGCCTCCTAGCAGCTTAAAGGGCAGGTGGGAGTGAAGCCTATTTTTAAAGTTTGATAGGAGTTACCAAAGAAAAGTGACATGAaaagtttttgatattttaatattgtttttgttgagttttgagGGGGCTTTGACCATGACCTTGACATTtagaaattgtaaaaatatctaCGAAAATCCAACATGAAAATTAATGATGAaggaaaatttctttttatctttatcaCCCATTAGATTTGAagtcactaaattatttttatagttaaatCTTATATGtaaagataagaaaatttaaaaatatataaatttcttactaattttaGCTATATTagattttccttcatatttttcatggtaaatcaagaaattttctttaatatttttttctttccttagtagttttgggaaccaaatatagccatAATGTCTTCTAAGAAGTCCTTTCTAGTACcgattgcttttgattattcCATTTCTTTAATTGAATCAGAAATTGAGGTTGATTTGGAATTCATATAAGAACTGTCATCTTCTGGAAAATTTCTGAAtgcctttcctttttttttccccttctcaTTGGTTCATGTTGTAGACTTGCATTCCAAGTCTTGCAcaaatattattgttttatttgattaagtCTGAATTAGGGTAGATGCAAATTGCTGCAATTTGTTATGCAATATCATCACAACCCATGTACTACATACAAACATTTACCATTCCATCTGAAGATAAAAGAACAATTTCTTGCAGGTGTTCCAAGGCTACATCTCCAGCATCCTCCCATGACGGTCCAGAAGTATCCATTGTCAAAGAAACCCCTGGTGTGGATGGTAATATCACTCAAACTAGTCCGCTGTCCTTCTCCAAGGATGAAAACTCCAGTTCAACCATAATCCAGGCCTCTACTGACTTTCCAGGCCAATCATTATTCCATTCAATGTCCTACACTAATTCTAGTGGACCTCCTTCCAGAGCCATGTGTTCATTGGCGGTCACTCCTGAAAGAGACTTCATTGCAAACAACTCTAACATGATGCCAGAAACAGAATCACCTTTGAATTTGAGTGTAAATTCCCATGCCCAGAAAAGAAGAAAGTCAATGATATTGCCATCAGTTAACCCTACCCAAGCAGAGCACTCAGATGCTCCTGATGCCAAAACACCTGGCCATATGGGAAACTCCATGGCAACTAGAGATGCAAATCGTAGAATTGAATTTggttttgggtcaaaattttCAGAAgacaaattgaagaagtcaaaCATTCCTCAGCTGCTCACTATGAATCATTGTGATGTGTCGTCTGTGTCATCATGTTGCAGTATGGACAAGCAACTACAAATTTTTTGCTCACTCTGCAGAAATCCATTGGGTCTTCCTGAGAACGATTTGTATGTTATGTGTTCATTAACTTCATCATCAAAAGTTCATTTGGCATCTCTTCTGAGAGGAAGCTTAGAATCTTTAGCTGTCAATACATCCACAAGCATTCCTGTGGTGGTGTCTGACAGTTCATCAGTTAATCAGCGCCTCTGCAATAAAACCCTTGGAGGTGCTCAAGAACATGGTGTTTGGTGTGAAGAAGATGGGTGTGTTTTCAACACCATCTACTGCCCCTTCTGCAGTACACCCAACAATTGTCTTGGTGTGCAGATAATGGCCACTAATGCGTCAAATGTTGAGTTACTTAACAAGGTATGGCTTTCATGTGATCTGCTAGTGCTCGGAAACTATCCTGCTAGTCTGCTCTTGCTTCTTTTTTCTACCTGTTCATGCATTTCCcctcatttttatttcattgtaTGTGCAgattttgttttactttgatAGATTGGAAATTAAGAATCCTGAGGCATCAACGGACAAGGGAATTAAGAATCCTGAGTCATGGGAGGACAAGGTAAGTCCATAAATGAGATGCAATTCTTTAAGGCTAAGAACTGAAAGAtgaagttggaaaaaaaaaatggattttctgACTTGGAATATTGGAAAATATACAGGGCAGTAGcatttcattttataatattaaaaataaaaaaacaaaattggaaaaaaGAATTTGGATTCTTTTACTTGGCTTAAAAGAAACCCTTTTGTCGGTATCATTTTATGCGGACTAACTGCTCATTATTTTTCAGTGATCTGGACAACTTTCTCATTTCTATGAAAGAAGTCTTAACTTTAGAATCTTATGAcgattattttaaatttcttttggcATACCTGCAGGATTTATCACCTCCTAGTGGCTCCAACAGTGATGAAGTTTCAGAACTGGAtccttttgaaaaattttcatacaAGCCTCAAGAGCCTCAGCAGAACTCCAACGGCTGGAGGACTACAAAATCAAAGGTAGAATTTAAAATTGTCACTAGTCTAAATTTTTAGGGCGTGCCCTCCCAGACAAGTTACATTCCACATCTTTAATCTTGCAGCTAAGACTACCAAAGAGTAGCCCGCTTTCTAATTCAAGAAGCCAATGTGAACCCAGACAGGATCATATGTAGGCATCTGATTTGTGTTGCACGCCATATTTGGTTGGACCAGGAGTGCAGCGCACATCCCAGTACTATGATTTTgccatgaaaataataaaaaattgaggtgGGCTGCAGCTTCCTTAAAACAGTCATGAGTATGTGGGATCCTCAGAAGGAAAAATGGTTATCGTGCATTGAGTGTGGATTGTGGAGTAGTTATATATTTTCTCGAGTGTTAACTGCATCTTTGACCTGAACACCCAGCCCAATTTTGTCGTTGGAAACAGAAGCAGTGACAAGCATCACCTGCAGGGTCACATCCTCTATTTTCCTAGCTCCCACGGCTTGACAAGGTTTGAGTCGACCTTGCGGCTCATGGGAGTTGGAACGCAGCAGTTGGATAGAACAATTTTGTTATTCCAATCTATTTCAACTTCTGAAGATTTGGATGTGAAGTGTGTAATTAGAACTGCAACTTGTATATTTGATGGAAAAAGACTGAATATGTTGCCAGCATTCTGTTTATAGCAATAATGAAACTGAATATTTTCTTGAGGCCTCCTGCAAGTAAACTTCAAGTTTAAGGACTTGGAAGTTCTTTTACCCATGGAAATTCTGTTTGTGGTTGAAGATGTCGGTATAATTCATAATACAAAGGGGTGATGTTGAGCTTAATCTCATTTTTTGTgctttagattattatttttaatttttggattaatcaaataaccttaatttaaatccaatttaatattttataatattacaaattatatatttttataaatgccTGTTAGATTGGACTTGGATTAAATGGTTTTTAATTCAGGTTGAGCTTATATATTAAGCAGCAACATAGTCCAATCATGGGCATACATTTCTCAAAAGTTCTGTTTTTCCAGAATTCCATCCAGAAGGTCTTTTCTCCTAGTTCCATATTATAACGTTTAGACCACAACCGCTGAGCAAAGGAGctgcattttttttcattacgTCTCAACTTCTGGGAGCTAACTAATTTGGTTTTGCATGCTTGCAGAATCGAATCACCCAACTTGCCCAGCCTTCCAACCACGCCAGAAAGACATTGTGCAAGTAGAAGCCGAGAAAAGCCAAATCCAATCCCAGTCCATAgaagaataataatgatatttacAAGGCAGAACAAGGTTTGATTTCTCATCACATCAGTTCAGTCAAACACAAAAACCTGAAACTCGACACCAGCAACATATTTCCccaccgaaaaaaaaaaaagccacaaGCAAGCTTTACTACCATATCAAATGGATTCTATATTTCACTCACCTTCAAAACCTCATCAATTTCAAAGAAACCAGTTCATCGGAATCAGAAATGTAAGGATTATATAGTATATATGCTACCAGTACCTGATTCTTAACCCTAAGAAATCTGCCAAATTCTAACTTCTTGTCGTATACTTGTAAATGCTGCTATGTCGTTGGTccatacatataaatatatcgTTAACTAAACGTCTTCTTTAACTGTAAATATAACCCGTTACCTTATGTTTGATAAGCTTGTACGTGAGCACAAGAACAAACATCAAGGGTGGGCAGATCATCCAACCATGTCAAACCCTTCCCCTCCCTGCCGATAAGGACTAAAGCTACCAGGAACTTCCACTTTACCGATCAACTGGTCCATTCCTGCAACCACAATCCAACAGTGATGAGAACATTgcatgaatttgaaaaatgcAATTATGCAAGCATTACAAGCTAAACAGAGGCTGATTCGAACACAACAGGTATAATGCATCTACAGCACTATTGTGCCTGTGTCCTAAGTCTGCAAGGGACTATAAAAAAGACAGTGAGAGCAAGAAGTAAACACATACTTGGATTTGGAACCCCGGTTTCGTACAAAGATGAATGCCCCAAGCTGCCAGAAGATCTTAAACTGCGATCAGATGGAAACATGGGCTCCCCTTTGTTAGGCTGTGTATCCAAGCAATGCATTTCACTTCCCATTTCCGGACTCTGGAAGTATATATTTTCGGCCCCCAGAGCTGAGTTCTCATGGGACTGGATATTATCAGGTTTTGTCTTCTTCTCTTTTGGAGATTCGACATCTGTCTCTACTTCTGAATCAGCATTATTCGGTAATGGAACTGACTGCTTTCTCTTTGACCGAGCCCTTCTGTTCTGGAACCAATTGTAGACGTTGGTTTCAGAAATTTGGCCATGTTGTGTCAGTTCAGTGGTTATCTCTTTAATCTTCTGCTTGCTTGGAGTCCCATTGCCTTGATCAAAGATTCGCTCAAGAATTTGAAGCTGCACAGGCGTGGGAGTCCACCGCTGCCTGCTACTGATCTTGTGACCAGCGGATGCCATCAATGGATCACAGTATATATTCCCCAGCCTCATCCCTAAACAAGAAAGAGCAACTGATTTTAGGGCAGACCAAGACCTATATTATATCACTTAGGGTGGTCCTTATTTCAAGCTTAATCACCTACAAAACCTTGACACACTTTGAGAGGATGGAACTAAACCTTCAATCATATAAATGGAGAATAATAAATAaggtcatttttttaataaaaaagaatagcGACAATGTTGGTTGCTGAAAGAAGTACTGAGCTGACATGCATgacaaacataatttttctaGCAGTTCAAATACTGTAAAATGATATTAGAAGGAGGAAAAGTTTAAGTCATAAACTAGAATTGAAAAGGGAGAAGAGGCAATAGAGAGTCTTGAACCAGATAAATCACCATAATCCTAAATCGCTTGATAGTTTTCTGCATATCTAAATTAGCAGCCCGTTATTCAAACTTCTAACAATTGCCTTACAGATGAGAAGGAATAGGATTCAATAGACGCATCTATTCCAATTATGGAATATGGCAGTTTGCAGTTGTTCAAAGTGCCATAGAGAAAAATGCTCCATGAATCTCAGAGGTCATCATCAATCTGAAATGAAAACTTTGCccaaaaaactctttttaaaattagaggACCTaaacaaaatttccatttttaagaACCGTTCTCgaaaactaattttgaaaacattgccAAATAGGCTCTTAATGTATGCAAAAAACAGAAGCCATGGCATACCTAGCTAcaaaaaattttcttgtaatcAGATGCAACTCAATTAGAACAGGAAATAGAGCAACTCCTACTGTCCCAAACAAAGGAACAACCATGTAACTGGATTAGCCGAACCGAAGCTCAAGTAACCACCAGCAACTCAAGCAAACTAGGTtttaaagccttttttttttaacttgttctttgtgaaaacaaaatgatggACCACTTGCCTCTGATTAGAAAGGAAAACTTCAAAAAGGAAATTACTAGGAGCAATGTTATCCCAAAAGAAGGAAATTGTCTAATAATTCTATAGTGGAAATCCATGGGCTATATggaaactgttcttaaaaaagagtttttaactTAGAAAACGTGTTCTGACAAAAAAtagcaatttaatttttttttttttttttcagttgttaaagcaataattgaaaacataaagaaCACCTGGGAACCATGACGTTGTACATAAATATATAGTACCTTGAATATATATGGGACAATGGTTTTACGAAAACATTACCAAACAAATCCTATATTTCTCCTGGTTTGAGACTCACCGGTAAAGGCTCTTGCATGTAACTTAAGAAAATTTCTGCTTGCTAATGGTCAAACTTACACAATGGATAttagaattgaaaatgaaagacTTGGCAGGCAGACTTGAATTTTCTTTGTGGGGTGGGTGAAGAATTGTCAATGAGATGGAGAAAATGAATAATCTCACACCACCGTCTAATTTCAAAACAAGATTGTCAATAAAACcggatttattaaattaaataaataaataaaaagcctCTGGGCCAATTGGGATTTGGTGCAGCATTGAATCCAAAAGCAGCTTAATCACAAAATTTTAGGAACAGTCAGAGTTCAAAGAGTGATAGAGATCAGCCACAATGATTCTTCTAAACTAAAACCCTTATTGATCTTTAAATCAAGAaatgattctttatttaaaaaacccTCATGCATTCTAAGAAATGGCAGGCAGACATGaataaaagtaaatcaaattCCTGCAATTTCAATTAGTAATTGATGATTCTAATTAATTTAgtcaagaaaaacaattatGGAAACAATGATTTAGGAATAAAGCCATTTAACTTACAAAAACACCAAATATTAGGATATTTTGAACAATTCTAACAAGATTTCaacagaaaaaagaagagaaagagagtgaaaGCTCATGATTCCCGAGAAAATggtggaaattttaaaaataaaaacaatcttGGAAGAGGAGACAAGAAGtaccaaaaaagggaaaacaagaaaacaaccacaaatcaaacaaaaaataaaaaacaaccacCGTCGAATACAAGCAAAACCCATTAATTACCCCAACAGAAACAACCAAAAAGCCCAAGCAAACAGCATTAAATGGAGAATCAATGCAAACCCAGAAGCAATtaacacacacaaaaaaaaaaaaaaagtcaagtgGGAGTAAGAGAGAGGGTAAAAGACCAGCGAGGTCCTGTTGTGTAGTAATGGCCTTGTGCATCTCAACAAGCTGCTCACAAATGGTGGCGTAGACTGAGATCTGGCGCCTCAGCAGCTCCATTTGCTCATCAGTCATCACCTTCACGTACAACCCTCCACTCCCTCCTCCAACAACAACCCCATTCTGATTCTGATTGTGATGCTGCGGCTGCTGCTGGAGTTCTTGGGCTTCCCACTCCATCATTATGCGTTCTTCTTCATCTGTTCTTCGTTTTCACTGCAAATCTCTCTGAAGCAAAAGACAAGAGTAGAGTCCAAGTTAACAGACCACTACATAAATaaagaagtaaataaaattgtccTCACCGGAGCGCATTTTAGCACCAAGCGGGCTCATTTTAGCATGTCACTGCTGGTCGCGCGCATTGTGGCGAGATTTTCTCTATTTCTCACTCTATAATCAACGAAGGTTTATATTGCGACatgaatatttgattatttcgcGAGAGagataataataagatttgataaaatatttttttgtatattcttttgttaagtaaatattatataaattgatatatttattaaaaaaaatattttaaaactatgttcttcaattaatttattatgagTATATTAtccttattaataataattttaaaaaaattgttttcatatttacagtttgaataaaattttatttaattaaatttagaaattatttttaaaaatattatcaaaattttcataaggaggatatttgaatatatatttaatatcaaaatatttataaatgaggggaaaaaatggaaacacTCTTCTCGGGGTTCAAAATCTCGAAATATCGCGGAGACTTTTAATTCTTCAGTTCCTTGCCGCGGAAGAAGTTGATTGGTCCTTTGGGCCAAAAGCGAGATTAACAATTCTCCCATCATTACAGTTAAATGACGAAAGTATCCTTTGAACCGTTTCAAAGAATGTGAGGACGCAATAAACGAGAGAGTGGATAAGACTTTCCGTCAAACAGAGACTGCCGCTGTCTGCCATGTTTTCGTCCAAACATGTCCTTATGTCTACTTCAAAATACCGTCGTACCCCTATAATTCTCGTACCAGTTGCTACTCACCTGgtacaaaagtttttttttttcttttttttctttttataattcttttaatttttcttgttttacacGTGCctaaataattttagattataaaacgtgattttattatttaaattcaatatctAATCATCCCATCTAGGGGAACACTCCGCttacctttttctatttttaaatttaatatatttttttgtcttaaataagaaaaaccatattttatatttcctaatttaaaaacaaaatttccaaaatgcccacttttattaaatatataataaaaaaaattataaaaagtgaaataaactTTACcatctcatatttgattaaaaacacAAGATATCCCTAaactagaaaaatgaattttattttttaaacatttgacttttatatttacattggaatttgtttaaaaaaacactGAAATCAAGGAGATAaagataattattataattttaaatttttaattaaataaaaattaccttttatatcaaatcaaaagaaaaatatgaaattttaaggaTGTGTTTGCTAtccgttttcaaaaacaatttcaaaaaataatttttaaaaataaatttttaaaattatatttttattttttatagaataaaaatatgtttaaaaacttaaaatatttttaatctatctttgatatttttaaaataatttttatatctatgattttattttaaattattttatatgtttatataattattacttaaaacaacacttaaaaaataaataaaaatgataaaaaatattatttgaaaaacatcttatttcttattcttaaaggcataaaatataaaatatttttttattgtcatacataatttttatgttttttgttttagaaaatagaaaactatttttaaaaaatagtccTCACACAAgtcctaaaattttttaaatgattgaactttttaatatttgaaaagatgttctaaataaataataaagagaaataatataaaaggaaataaaaataaaaggagaaatataatattttatatatatatatatatataaagttaataatattttagattttgggatttgttcatttattttaatagtggcAAAAGTGTCAATACACTAGTCAGAAGCGGTCAGCTCCAATTCAAAGCATCCAATCATAACATTACAACACATCACAAATGTCGTCACCTCTGAGAGAATGGATGCATGAACTCATAGCTTGACTCGAAGAAAAATGGGTTAATTTTGGGTCTTTTTTAGCGTGGAGACCGGCCGGGCTCTAGTTTAGTTGAATTTTTGTACTGATTGCATACTAATTTTACATCAAATGTGCCAAACGACTCAAacccaaataaaaattaaaaagagagagaaataaggaaagaaagaaggtagaaaattacaaaatattttttaaaaatactattaaataaaaaaaatatatgttttttataataaaacttgagacgttttaaaaaatattttattgtaaagtattttaagaaataaaaaaaaatgttgaaaacttTCATAGGAcatgatttttatgaaaaatatccatatttgagttttaaaaattatttttaaaaagttatctTATCATATAGGGAATTTACTAAAATGATAACCATATTAAACTTTCTTTCCTAAATTATTAAGGTGATACCATATAAACTCTTAATTTGAGTTggtgatatatatatagtaaaatttGAGtcactaaataataataaatatgagtAAATGaagtaagaaataattattagaTATAGAGTATGAATGTATTTGAGATGATTTATGTGTAAAGTgtttttggtgaaaatttttttttgaaaccagAATCATATatcaaatagtttttatttcataaaaatcacaaatgatttttcaatatcaaaagtgatttttaaaattttttaaaatgtttttaaaatttttgtcaaatatctaattttttttttcaaaaatactttttaaactaaaaacacatcataaaatcattatcaaacaaagTCTaagtaataatatattaatttattattaaaaatcactTTGCATAGTATTGAGTTATTTTCatagatttttctattttttcatcttGTATCCATCAATCTTAAATTTGGTACATGTGACACCTTTGTATGAGGTGCATGTGACCCCTAATTTGAAATGCACTCCAAAATGGAAGGTGGGTTTGAggttaattaatttaatcaatatttttaatggaaaattttgggtttttcaaagaaaataaaataatttattaaagcaACTTTACGGGTGAGAAAGTGGATGAGATATTGAGAAATAAACCAAAATGAAGGGCCCATTAGAACGGAAAAAAAGGGGCACTTTAGACTTTAATCTCGATTAGATAAGTGCTTCTCAGCTTTAGAAGGGAACTACAAATCTTTGAATGAAGATCTCCTCTTCAATACATTTATGTAGTCTTGCATGTCACTTTCATTCCCTTCTAAGTGCCCCAAAACTTCTTGGAGGCTTCTTTGAATTCTTTTGCCCAGTGGGTTTATTACTTCCATGGCATGTTTGGATCACTATTTATTTTACTCCTCCTTTACTATCATCTTCAAatcacttattaaaaaaaaattatttatggaaAATCTAAAACCCGtaatactaatatttatttatatgatattgTAATTCATAATTGGAGTTTGTTTGttagtaattataaaaaaaacgtTTATAACCTTctcaattattgaaattttttattttttaaatattaaaaaaataaaaaatatttttaaaaattattaccaaacacactataaatcttaaatttaaattcgtcataaaaatgatcaattatttataaattatcgCTTTGAAAATTGGCCCACTTGTACataatataatttcaattttataaaaatgaattcaatTAATGAAATTCTCATTGAAAATATGTGAATAGTGAAAGGGTGAAGGAGTTATTGGATTCTTGTTATGAGAAGGGCATAGTTGGTGTACCTAACAAAGAGAACATCAAGTCCAAGTCCTTACTAAGGCCAAGTTATGCTTTGTTTGCAGCACACTCAAAGCTTGAAGATTTGGTTATTAGCCTTCATTGATATTACATTATGGGCCTAACCTACCACACTTATACCAAATCTTCCAATGCTCTTTTTATCATTTGGTTTttcactttcctttttttttttaacctttggGACCGACCTAACATATTTCACTCACCATATGTTAAAAGAACATGGTTAAcactttttaaaacatttcaattagatttaatattattttttagaaaaacaaaaataattttaaaatctcccCCAATGCTAAAAGCAAGTGGTATACAATTCTCAAAGGTTTCTAGTACAATTTTTAAACATGGGTCTTGCaatttcctttgtattttaaaattccatcaaatatcttttttattattttcatttatgatttctattcattttctcttaattaaaataaaaaaatatttaataaaattttaaattaatagggaatcaaatataaccaaATCTTATGAGAAGGTGAATGAaactactaaaaaaattaaataaatattaaaacataattttttatattataaatttaagaaaataaaatataattaatatccattggaaatttttatatattgctatttcctttcacacgtaattttttcttagtattttttggaaacaaaattaGCTTtgagtattttcaaattgaaccCCGATTAAACTTCATATTAGGAAGCCATACGTGTTTGTAGTCTTATGGAGtatagatttgaaatttttttttttttttaaacgtcCAAATTTAGCAACTCATTTGACTTTTATTTTCCAGTTGGTAAAAATAATCACAGATTAACGTATCATTGCATCTAACACACATCATCATTACATTGACAGAATTTTCAACCGTTAACACGGCATTCACAGCACCTCATTAGTTGttactttattatatttttttgaaatcacgAGCAACTCTTTTTTAGGGCTTCATAAATATGGGATTACATTCGAATTCCTTTATTcacttttcatcattttttttaattttctatttcaaaatataCTATTATTAAAAGTTGGCACTTGGTGTACAAACGAATATggcaaaatttttatattataattttaaaaaattaaatataattaaatttactaaaaaaattacacattttttaattaaatattttcagaaTTGAATCCCAATTAAACTTCAC is drawn from Vitis riparia cultivar Riparia Gloire de Montpellier isolate 1030 chromosome 18, EGFV_Vit.rip_1.0, whole genome shotgun sequence and contains these coding sequences:
- the LOC117907902 gene encoding WUSCHEL-related homeobox 8-like translates to MMEWEAQELQQQPQHHNQNQNGVVVGGGSGGLYVKVMTDEQMELLRRQISVYATICEQLVEMHKAITTQQDLAGMRLGNIYCDPLMASAGHKISSRQRWTPTPVQLQILERIFDQGNGTPSKQKIKEITTELTQHGQISETNVYNWFQNRRARSKRKQSVPLPNNADSEVETDVESPKEKKTKPDNIQSHENSALGAENIYFQSPEMGSEMHCLDTQPNKGEPMFPSDRSLRSSGSLGHSSLYETGVPNPRMDQLIGKVEVPGSFSPYRQGGEGFDMVG